The following DNA comes from Labrus mixtus chromosome 8, fLabMix1.1, whole genome shotgun sequence.
TCCTGGGCATCCTGTTTCTGTGACTCCAGgtcctgcaggctgcagctctCCCTGTCCAGGCCATTCTGCATGTCCTGAAggtcaaacacacatgcacaggcgTTTCTATGGTGCAGCAAAGCAAAGCGTCTTTTATCTACTGATTAACtctgaagccaaaatacctcAAAAATTGTCTCATTTTGTTGGGAATCAGGGAGGAGTTGATTTATATTCAGGCACTGTGAGCTGGTAAGCCTTACCTGAACATCACTGTTTTGTTGTCTCATGGTGTCCTCCTTTTCCCGGATCTCTTGCTCCAAAATGAATTTCTCTCTGTGGGTAAACAACAAAGTGAAAAAGCAAAGATAAATAGTATGTTACTACTTCCTCCTAACAAGGCTCATGTTGAGATTGAGACCAAGCTTTCTGAAATAGCATGAGGATTTTTTACATGCTTGAAAAAACAGACTGATGGGATTCCCCAGAAAACAATGCCACGAGTGGCAAACACATTAGTAAATTGCAATAAAGCTAATCTCCACTTTATGGTCACTTTACTTGACGTAAACTGTCCTGATGTGGAAAACTTGAGCATGCGTGGGCAAAAAACGAAAAAGATTCATGGTTGTCTTATACTGCTTTTGGCGTAACATGGAGATGGAGGGATTTCCAAAAGAATAAACATTAGGAAGCAGTTAAAGATGTGGCATCTGTTGCAATAATTGATCCGTATTCTTTCCATGACCCTTCAGACAATATGCAGCCTTGAAGCATTGCCAATTATCAGTTCTCCAGGCAATTCCTTGTAAAATATCCTCAATACCTTTAAGGATAAAAAGTGTGATAAGAGCACCCTGTTAAGTAAATGTTCACCTTATTCAGCAGAAATATCTCTCATAGTTTTAAGGAACTTTGATCCTGCACATCCTTTCTCTGTTACCTCCCCTCCTCCGTCTcaaggggaggaagagaaacaaagcTGTCCTCCTGCTACTCAGAGTTCAGGGGCTCACCTCTGCAGCTGAGCTATTTCCTGGCTGAGGTCATCCAGCTCTTTGAAGCCTGTCAGCTCAGCAGACCCTGTGGAGCTGTTGCTGTCCTGAGGCGAGAGACAAAGACGGACGAGagcgaagggggggggggggggggggggggggagagtgggGTAAGAAAATAAGATGAATCAAGTAACTGGAGGACAAAGACAATAagagagaataaagaaagacaGGAGAGGGAAACAAGATGCCAAACAGAGGTgagaaggagggaaagagagaaaaaagggagcaAGAGAGCAAAGGGGAAGTGAACGGTACTAGAGGTAAGGAAGTACAACACAAGATGCAGGAAGGGGGGCAAAAACACCTCTAACAGGGAGGACGCAACATTTCCAGACAACACATGAACAATGACAAATACATACAGACTAGACAGATTCATTTGATTCATATAGCTAGAAATGGGACTAAAATATCGTTGCACAACAAATTAAAACGTTGATGAATAAAGATGTTCCAAAACCATCCTCCCTTTACAAGAAATGAAATCATTCCTGCACTGATCAGCCGTACTGTATGCTACATTACAAGATTAAGAGGGAAAGACCTGAAAGGTTTCTTCTCCAaccttaaaaaaggaaaacaagaacTTGGAGTTTGAAATAATCTCTCTAGTAGTAATTAAAAGAGTTTGCATTACTATATTTCTTTTAAGATCTTGCTTCAttgattttctttattctttgacATCCCTCTGTGTGTACTAGGGTTGTGTTATGACACCAGAAtttcaaactttgatatgatacgAGTAAAAACcaatatcaatacctgtttcaaCAAGAAGGCAACAAAACCAATGTTAggtaacttcctgtttttagtAACCATAAATCGCAAGAAAACTCCTTCACACTCTCTAAATTGCATGAATACATTGTCAACGGGATAACGTATTCTTGCAGTTTAGAAACGTCTTATCTAGTTAAACTGCCCGTAGAATTTGAATGAACAGCCGCTTCTGTCTTTCACTTGTGGCAGCTTTGGGTTTAAAATACGACtgaaaatcttttcttttttttttttttactttcgtACTTTTCAATTCTATCTATGATATTATAACAGAGATCTTcttaatgattaaaaacacatggcGAGGAAAAGTATCAAATTATCGACAATTTTGACAACCCAGTGTTTACACACAAAGACTTTCTGGTCTCTTCTGATTTTACTTTTTCctgcctttgtttgtttgtttatttgaactGACAGTTTACCAAAAAGTAACTTTTCTTTCTAACAGAATGAAAAGCTGCAGCCTGATATTTGATGAACCAACAAACTAAATTAAgaactggaaataaaaaaaaaacatttaaaaatctaaaacctGCTTTTATAATCTCTGATACTACGTTGGCTTAAAAAGGACACATCTCTAAATGTTCTGTTAAAGATGGCAGACTTTGTAATCACTGTTTGGCTGGAGAAGAACAGCATTACACCTACTGTAAATATTCTATATTCATTATCGGCTGCTAAAGTTAAGTGTTGCTTTGTGTGCATGATAACTtaataataaagtaaatcatGGAATTCTGGAAAGAGGTTCTATTGTCATACCATTAATgaaacagcaggtggcagtgtCTGCCTTTAGCACATTTAAGGTTTAGAACAGAAAATAATTCTTATCAAAATcaatatatacatacagtatatatatatatatatatatacacaacatgtaaactACATTGCAGAACAGAAATGTGCTACACTTTTGGGgaagattaaaacaaaaatggatacaaaaaaaggaaactgttTCTAGATACACATAAAGCTTCACACTGAAACAGAGAATATGACAGGACAACAGTGCCACCTTGTGACAAAGCGGTCTTTTACTCACTCTGCGCATATGAGTGAGTGAGGCAAGGTCAGGTCTCACAGCTGGCATAAACCCCACATAGCTCTGTTTGAAAGGGGGGAAGAAAGCTCAGAAAAGCAGAAGCAAGACAACGTTTTGCAAGGCAAGGCTGAAAAGTCAGAAAGCAGATCTCAGCATCCAGAATGTATAAAGCGGCAGGACAACAGATTCCTGAGGTACATATGCAATGGAAAATGTGTCGTATTTAGAAAATAGtaagaatttaaataaatgaggCTATTGACAGGTAAAGTTTATGTTTCAGGACTCACTTGACCCGCTGCTGAAGCTGCAGGCCTCTCTGAGGGGGGAATCATGTCGGGGGTTAGGCTGGAGGGAGGGTCTACACCTTTAGTGGCCTTTTGCTGGATCAGATACATGGCCAGGGAGAACTGCTCCCGGTTCAGCTTGCCCGTCTGTTTAGTGTCAGCAAGtcccctgcagagagaggagaggacgcatgtgtgaacaaaaaagGCCCCAACTTTATTCAGTCACTGCAGAACACTgggggtgatgacgtttatatcctgccACTGGTGCACAACCAGTGTTCTTCATGTGTGATAATGTAGCTGCTCCATGCTCTACTCATGTATTTCCACTCATTTGTATGATAAAGAGTGAGGTtaagacctgctcttttgtaaagttacttgagataacatttgttatgaattggagctaaataaataaagattgaaggAAAAAACTGTCCGATAGAATCAGaatctgttgctttgtctgctaTCTTGGAAATCTTGGAAACATTGCACTGTGACTTCTGCAGCATCCTTTCTAAGTCATGTCTTGACCTTCCTCCTTCCGACAGGAAAAGTCTCACATTGTgagggacattttcaggagagaatgtgtgaaaaaaaaaaagcatggacTGTCCACTAGATGGAGCTAGTGTTAAAGCTGGTGAGAATATCAATGCATACAGCAGGTGTGgctgattttgttttgaaaatgcaaaAGCAGATTGTGCAATGTTAAATTGGTGCACATGTTTCCcaatttgtttgtgttatttgaaGGTGTAGGGCTAATTTCTTCATGTCGAATGCTTCTGTTATAATCCTAAAAGTCTAGTCAGGGAGAGGGGTTGCAAATGAGCCTCGACTAGAAACCTGTATGCATGGCgtctactttgtattttaaatatgaagtaATGTTTATTGCATGTGTgaccctgttaaataaacaaacaaatgtacagtTGATTTGTATCGgttgtatttttaatatgtAAAAAGAGCGCTGTAGAAGTGTTGGTCTCACCATATCTGTGCCAGCATGGTCTGCGAGAGAGTGGACAGCATGAAGATCTCAATCACCTCAGTCCCAGTAACCAGGCCGTCGTTATCAGAGTCAGTTTTCTTAAAGATCTCATCGTATCTTTCCCTGTCGGCCAGCGGTACCACCCAGTTCACAACAGGCTAGAATGAACGAAAAACAACATTCACACGGTTTTAGCAAAAGGACACAACATCTggttaaaaaactacaaagtaTAGTAACTAGATCAACAAGGGTTGTCATtcacgataccagaattttgAACTTTGATACGATACTAATACAAATCTTAATGACATCGTTACTTGCACCCAATATCTAATAATGtccttgtttttaaagacacctttttttaaaaatctgcaaGAAAACTCCTTCACACTCTTTATTTTGCACAAACAcgttgaaaacatatttatgtaATTTGGTTTCTTCTGCTCaaagcagcttttggttaaaaatatgattgaaagtcttctagtttttttttaaagcctggaACTTTTTGATGCTTCTGATCATTGTATCTGATCAAGTACCATCAAATAACTTGGCATACACTCAGTCCGTTGGGACTTGGGCTGGGAACTtaagggtcaccggttcaagtcccggtgggACAGAGCATGAAAATCGGTTTGGTTGCTGGAGAGGAGCCAGCTCTCTTCCGAGCACTGTCGAGaggcccttgagcaaggcatcgagCACCAAAACTGCTCTTTCGTGTGCAGCTTCTCACCctgacatctcttcattagTGAATGTCTTTAGATTCCTGCATGAGGATTTGTCAATGACCTATAATGCccatttaaataacattttttaaaaatgatgtcaaaTCTGAGTTTAAATTGAAGCTCCTACGAAAAAAACAGAAtacacaaacaagaacatttcattcaaacaaatcCCCTATCGCTGGTCCTAGCTCTTTTAGTTAGGTAATATAAAAAtttcatttatataaaaatTTAATTTAGGAGAAATGTTGACAAATTGAGGAATGAGAACtggcacacaaaataaaaatgacagcaaTGGCTCCTCAGCCCAGCAGGTGATCATGGTACAGTGTTACAGAGGAAACCTGTTCCTCCAAAAGTCACGGATGAAAAATCCCTGCAGCCATAAGGAGGTTAAGAGAAACAGACTGGGCTGTGCGCAATGCTCAAAACAATGTGGAAAAACAAGTCCACCCATCAtcacagaggcaggaagaatCAATACATGTGATGCGGGTTTCTTTAAAGGCGGAGGGAGGAGTACGGAAAACACTTATTTTGTTGTTAAGTATTTGCATGTTCACATGCATTTGCATGTGAACATGCAAATACTTAACAACAAGCCAAGTTCAGATGGAGCATTTTTATGAAGCCAGACATTAATCTGCACAAAGTGGCACAGCACGTTTATCAAGCATGCACGCCTTTTTTAATTAATACAGGGAGGCAGCTGGAACTACAACTGAAATGTAGCAGGACGTTAGACCTGTGATGTAGTGATGTAGAACATATTAATGCAAAGTATGGCTGGATTATTTACAACATTTAGCAATGTTTAGCAGAATTATATGtagaaaattatttttcacaacattttttaaactagaTTCCTTCtgaatttttattatttttgttattattatgcAATTGTGAAGACggtacaaaatgttttatttttaataccaATACTTATTTCGTAAAAAAGACAGTCTATTAAAATGCCAGCCGATGCAGTGAATTATTAGCTTGAATGGAAATgactctttctgtgttttttgtgcatCCAAATTTCTGTGAAAGTTTCTTGGAAACttgctttctttaaaataacttcaacaACTTCTAAACTATCTGCTCAGCTGTGATGCTCTGATCATTTTGCTGCAGGCACTACTGAGATGTATTCACAAATATGGAGCCAAAGGGTGCTTTGCAAGACAAACTATGTGATTGCACATTTTCAATCACCCCAGGCATTTCCTTCTAATTTTACGTTCTGCGACAAGTGTTTTACACAGGTACATATCCGAATGCTAATGTAGAAATATATTTATGGGCTTAGATCAGCCAGATAAGATTGGTGAAGTGATTCCACAAAATATGTATGTTTGGGTTAAACATTCTTAGTGATTAATAATATTCTATCTTATACGTTCCTCTGTCAACACTtcaagagaaacagaagaaaggCAACGTACCGGTGTGCTGGATTTAAAGGAGTGTTTTGGTGACAGGTTGACAGTATTGTTGCTATGGAGGGCACTGCTGCCCAGAGGAGGAGTGCTTCGCAGGGAATCTTTAAGAGGAACAGGGCCAGCCATCAGCCCAGACAGAGCAGGTAGAACAGCCACAGCACCTGGAAGTGCTCCTGCAGTCTTCTTTCTTTTAGATGGGGGGATGAGGTTAGTTGGTAAGGATGTTGGGATAGGCTCCTTCTCCATGGCACGATACACAAGATGCATAGCCTAGAATATGGGACATTAGATCATTTATTAGCATATGATATTGTGGTTATTACTcaatttattttgcttttagGAGTAAGAGCTGAACTTCAAGTGAACAAAATATGTCATATTCTCACCACTGTAAACTCTTCTTTGTCCAACAGTCCATCTTTGTCAAAATCACTTAGATCCCAAATCtacaaaataatttacaaaatgaaaagaacTTAAACTGCTTTGGATTTGcctttatgttatttatataaatCTAACAAGAAATATCACCTTTCCCAACACATCCAGAGGTAGCTTGGAGTTTAGCAAAATGGGCCTGACTTTGTCACCCGGCAGGAGTCCATTTACAGGTGATAGACTCTCAAAAATGCCCTCAAACTTCCCTTTTTCCTCAGgctggaaaagaaaagaaacgaaaCACAAGTTTAGATCAAACGCTGGATTCTAAAACATGCACGGATATTCTAAAAAGAAAACCCGTATCAGCTCACCCTAATGGCCCACTGAGAGTCAGGTGCAGCGGTTGAAACACTTAATAAAGGACTGTTTGTGTCTATCTGCAGAAAGATAAAAGTAACAGAGAGGTGATTAAACACAGTTAGGGGTGAAGTCTTTCCACACCCAGTTTGTTACATATCACATCACTGGATTTTGCAATTGTCAGGAACGTCATCCCATCACTTACAAATTTGGGTACACCTAGGTTTTGGTTGAGGTTGTGGAGGCTGATGTCATTTCCACCCTGTGCTGACGCCACTAGTCTCAGAGCTATGAAgaaaccctaaaaaaaaaaagaggaagagagcaaGGCGAATCCTGTATTTAATGCAAACATCAGCAGCATCGGAAAAACCACAGTCTCCAGAGATAATCTGTTACCCTCTTATCCAAATAGCCTCTTCTTTCGGAATCGGCCAAATCCcaaatctaaaaaagaaaaaaaacatgtgaaaaagagTTCAGCTGTTAAATACATTAGTGAGCTGTGTATACATGAGTAAGTGTCCCACCTTTCCCAATGTACTGTCTGACAGCCCTGACTTTTTAAGGAACTGAGCTGCATCGCCGGCTGATATTTTCCCTGTGTTTCCTGGATCGAGCTGCAGAGAATCAAAGAACATAATACTGAATGGATACAGCAGACAAATCTGTGTCAAAGTCATGGATCTAACATCATATATTTGACTCAGCTAAATGACAATCTGAATAGGAAATCACCAATCTCAGAGCTTACCTTCCTGTAGTAGCTGTCATAGGCTGGGTATCCACCTGATAGCTAGATACGCAGACAGCGAAGAAATATAAGAACAACAGTGTCACATACATAATACACAGTAAGCCAATTGTTTACTTTCATTAGTATCAGTACCTATTCATTAGAAATAATATCTTCCTTCGTCTATGAAAACGTTTAGTAGGTCTGCTATCCTCACTTCACCTAGCTAACAATGTTAACTTTGCTGTCAGCGAAAATAACATAATACGGCTCAACTGAGCAGTTTTCGTAACTGCTTATAGGGCTATAGATAGGGTTAGATCATAAAACGACTGTCATCGTCACTCTATAGTCATTAGTGTTCAAATATAAGAGTTATTCTGAGGTGTTGAGAGTTGTTACCTGACTGGTCGTCATGAGCGCCGCCATATTTCCTGGTGACTCGGGAGCGCGCACACGCCCCTTAAACTGATCGGGGACGAGCGGCGGCAGAGCGGACGGGACGTGGGTTCCGGTTGTTTTGTTGTACCGCTGTCTCTGACTGTCTGCAGCACTACGAGGCCAGTGGACCTGCACAACTGTTAACCAGGATGCGAAGAGCAATTACAGATAGGGAAGTTATTGCTCAAGTCCTTAGCTTTGACTTGATACGTCACTTTGTCAGTGGAAAATATAACAAGGCACAGGTGGTGGTCCAATGTggtttagatagatagatagatagatagatagatagatagatagatagatagatagatagatagatagatagatagatagatagatagatagatagatagatagatagatagatagatagatagatagatagatagatagatagatagatagatagatagatagatagatagatagatagatagatagatagatagatggatggatggatggatagatagatagatagatattttattgatcccgagttcaaattcaaagcatccagtagcaggttacaaagacgtacatgacatgaaacatttgttacaaattaaaccacaaaaccgatatatatatatatatatatataaatatatatatatatatatatatatatatatatatatatattaacccgaaaaaagattcaaagaatacccctagatcagggatgggcaactttggtcacagcaagggccacattcatttaattctgactgccagggggccaaattgtaggatacaaaaacgataacagtcaagtcaagtcaaatttatttataaagcacatttaaaaacagctatagctgaccaaagtgctgtacaatacattaaaaaagaaaaaacaacttcagatcacaacgtccacaagagagaaatatatatatgtatacatatatacaaataaaaagaaagaatatataaagaaagcaacaaaataaagaaagcaacaaaggaacctgaaataaatggtctattcaggaccaggggactcaaatgctaaaatataaaagtatgtcttgagacgggacttaaaagagtcaacagagggtgcagacctgatgggatgagggaggctgttccacagtttaggggcttttactgaaaaggcCCTATCTCCCTTTAGCTTGAGCCGTGAGTGGGGAACAGCCAGGAGGCCCATGTCTGATGATCTCAGGCGCCTAGATGAGGTGTACGGCCTGAGGAGGTCGGTAATGTAATGGGGGGCCAGGccattcagggctttaaaaacaaacaacacaatcttaaaatcgattctgaatctgaatcttattgggagccaatgaagggaTGCTAGGACAGGACTGATATGCTCCCCCTCCTTGGTTCCAGTCAGCAGccttgctgcagcattttggaccagcTGCAGACGGGACAGGGAcgacagtcaattatgtctcaaatttaactcaacatataccagtgatcaaatattattatggaaatatttctggttttcatgatttcatggcagattttgtcatgttttcttcatgttttgatatataaaaattgacctgagggccacattgagggttgccgagagccgcatgtggcccccgggccgccagttgcccacccctgtcctagatgaatcaaacttaaactgcaattaaaaatagatttatacaagtgatgtacataacccgtgcagggataaaaatatatgtgtaatttcAAGGAaaaacc
Coding sequences within:
- the LOC132979457 gene encoding epidermal growth factor receptor substrate 15-like 1 isoform X6, which codes for MAALMTTSQLSGGYPAYDSYYRKLDPGNTGKISAGDAAQFLKKSGLSDSTLGKIWDLADSERRGYLDKRGFFIALRLVASAQGGNDISLHNLNQNLGVPKFIDTNSPLLSVSTAAPDSQWAIRPEEKGKFEGIFESLSPVNGLLPGDKVRPILLNSKLPLDVLGKIWDLSDFDKDGLLDKEEFTVAMHLVYRAMEKEPIPTSLPTNLIPPSKRKKTAGALPGAVAVLPALSGLMAGPVPLKDSLRSTPPLGSSALHSNNTVNLSPKHSFKSSTPPVVNWVVPLADRERYDEIFKKTDSDNDGLVTGTEVIEIFMLSTLSQTMLAQIWGLADTKQTGKLNREQFSLAMYLIQQKATKGVDPPSSLTPDMIPPSERPAASAAGQSYVGFMPAVRPDLASLTHMRRDSNSSTGSAELTGFKELDDLSQEIAQLQREKFILEQEIREKEDTMRQQNSDVQDMQNGLDRESCSLQDLESQKQDAQERLEEMDQQRSKLEGMLNDVKQKCQEESQLISSLHSQIHSQETDLRSQEDELSRTKMDLSRLQEEEAQLEQSLLTGRVQLDSIIKSLKTTQEEINQARSKLSLIQDSQKEMTKTIEQYNGALSDINGGNVSNLPDLSEGFAERQNGGFRSVDDSFKSKLAMFNNSSSAKQPPVDPFQTEDPFKADPFKDPFGDPFKESDPFKGTSSDDFFKSTDKSNAFGSSEAFGRKPTPPAKPSAFSSSDAFTSNSPKPKDSDVFGTTDPFGSNSFGSKGGGFADFSQMSKKSDNPVLPSKKNVPNRPAPPYVWK
- the LOC132979457 gene encoding epidermal growth factor receptor substrate 15-like 1 isoform X4, producing the protein MAALMTTSQLSGGYPAYDSYYRKLDPGNTGKISAGDAAQFLKKSGLSDSTLGKIWDLADSERRGYLDKRGFFIALRLVASAQGGNDISLHNLNQNLGVPKFIDTNSPLLSVSTAAPDSQWAIRPEEKGKFEGIFESLSPVNGLLPGDKVRPILLNSKLPLDVLGKIWDLSDFDKDGLLDKEEFTVAMHLVYRAMEKEPIPTSLPTNLIPPSKRKKTAGALPGAVAVLPALSGLMAGPVPLKDSLRSTPPLGSSALHSNNTVNLSPKHSFKSSTPPVVNWVVPLADRERYDEIFKKTDSDNDGLVTGTEVIEIFMLSTLSQTMLAQIWGLADTKQTGKLNREQFSLAMYLIQQKATKGVDPPSSLTPDMIPPSERPAASAAGQDSNSSTGSAELTGFKELDDLSQEIAQLQREKFILEQEIREKEDTMRQQNSDVQDMQNGLDRESCSLQDLESQKQDAQERLEEMDQQRSKLEGMLNDVKQKCQEESQLISSLHSQIHSQETDLRSQEDELSRTKMDLSRLQEEEAQLEQSLLTGRVQLDSIIKSLKTTQEEINQARSKLSLIQDSQKEMTKTIEQYNGALSDINGGNVSNLPDLSEGFAERQNGGFRSVDDSFKSKLAMFNNSSSAKQPPVDPFQTEDPFKADPFKDPFGDPFKESDPFKGTSSDDFFKSTDKSNAFGSSEAFGRKPTPPAKPSAFSSSDAFTSNSPKPKDSDVFGTTDPFGSNSFGSKGGGFADFSQMSKKSDNPVLPSKKNVPNRPAPPYVGMLSLTASEASLSVGSTADSTGSFVTTHSSNASKDCPVGFADFASFGNESQQLEWAKRESEREEQERLRRLRLQEQQDLELAMALSRADMPSS
- the LOC132979457 gene encoding epidermal growth factor receptor substrate 15-like 1 isoform X2; protein product: MAALMTTSQLSGGYPAYDSYYRKLDPGNTGKISAGDAAQFLKKSGLSDSTLGKIWDLADSERRGYLDKRGFFIALRLVASAQGGNDISLHNLNQNLGVPKFIDTNSPLLSVSTAAPDSQWAIRPEEKGKFEGIFESLSPVNGLLPGDKVRPILLNSKLPLDVLGKIWDLSDFDKDGLLDKEEFTVAMHLVYRAMEKEPIPTSLPTNLIPPSKRKKTAGALPGAVAVLPALSGLMAGPVPLKDSLRSTPPLGSSALHSNNTVNLSPKHSFKSSTPPVVNWVVPLADRERYDEIFKKTDSDNDGLVTGTEVIEIFMLSTLSQTMLAQIWGLADTKQTGKLNREQFSLAMYLIQQKATKGVDPPSSLTPDMIPPSERPAASAAGQSYVGFMPAVRPDLASLTHMRRDSNSSTGSAELTGFKELDDLSQEIAQLQREKFILEQEIREKEDTMRQQNSDVQDMQNGLDRESCSLQDLESQKQDAQERLEEMDQQRSKLEGMLNDVKQKCQEESQLISSLHSQIHSQETDLRSQEDELSRTKMDLSRLQEEEAQLEQSLLTGRVQLDSIIKSLKTTQEEINQARSKLSLIQDSQKEMTKTIEQYNGALSDINGGNVSNLPDLSEGFAERQNGGFRSVDDSFKSKLAMFNNSSSAKQPPVDPFQTEDPFKADPFKDPFGDPFKESDPFKGTSSDDFFKSTDKSNAFGSSEAFGRKPTPPAKPSAFSSSDAFTSNSPKPKDSDVFGTTDPFGSNSFGSKGGGFADFSQMSKKSDNPVLPSKKNVPNRPAPPYGMLSLTASEASLSVGSTADSTGSFVTTHSSNASKDCPVGFADFASFGNESQQLEWAKRESEREEQERLRRLRLQEQQDLELAMALSRADMPSS
- the LOC132979457 gene encoding epidermal growth factor receptor substrate 15-like 1 isoform X1; translation: MAALMTTSQLSGGYPAYDSYYRKLDPGNTGKISAGDAAQFLKKSGLSDSTLGKIWDLADSERRGYLDKRGFFIALRLVASAQGGNDISLHNLNQNLGVPKFIDTNSPLLSVSTAAPDSQWAIRPEEKGKFEGIFESLSPVNGLLPGDKVRPILLNSKLPLDVLGKIWDLSDFDKDGLLDKEEFTVAMHLVYRAMEKEPIPTSLPTNLIPPSKRKKTAGALPGAVAVLPALSGLMAGPVPLKDSLRSTPPLGSSALHSNNTVNLSPKHSFKSSTPPVVNWVVPLADRERYDEIFKKTDSDNDGLVTGTEVIEIFMLSTLSQTMLAQIWGLADTKQTGKLNREQFSLAMYLIQQKATKGVDPPSSLTPDMIPPSERPAASAAGQSYVGFMPAVRPDLASLTHMRRDSNSSTGSAELTGFKELDDLSQEIAQLQREKFILEQEIREKEDTMRQQNSDVQDMQNGLDRESCSLQDLESQKQDAQERLEEMDQQRSKLEGMLNDVKQKCQEESQLISSLHSQIHSQETDLRSQEDELSRTKMDLSRLQEEEAQLEQSLLTGRVQLDSIIKSLKTTQEEINQARSKLSLIQDSQKEMTKTIEQYNGALSDINGGNVSNLPDLSEGFAERQNGGFRSVDDSFKSKLAMFNNSSSAKQPPVDPFQTEDPFKADPFKDPFGDPFKESDPFKGTSSDDFFKSTDKSNAFGSSEAFGRKPTPPAKPSAFSSSDAFTSNSPKPKDSDVFGTTDPFGSNSFGSKGGGFADFSQMSKKSDNPVLPSKKNVPNRPAPPYVGMLSLTASEASLSVGSTADSTGSFVTTHSSNASKDCPVGFADFASFGNESQQLEWAKRESEREEQERLRRLRLQEQQDLELAMALSRADMPSS
- the LOC132979457 gene encoding epidermal growth factor receptor substrate 15-like 1 isoform X5 translates to MAALMTTSQLSGGYPAYDSYYRKLDPGNTGKISAGDAAQFLKKSGLSDSTLGKIWDLADSERRGYLDKRGFFIALRLVASAQGGNDISLHNLNQNLGVPKFIDTNSPLLSVSTAAPDSQWAIRPEEKGKFEGIFESLSPVNGLLPGDKVRPILLNSKLPLDVLGKIWDLSDFDKDGLLDKEEFTVAMHLVYRAMEKEPIPTSLPTNLIPPSKRKKTAGALPGAVAVLPALSGLMAGPVPLKDSLRSTPPLGSSALHSNNTVNLSPKHSFKSSTPPVVNWVVPLADRERYDEIFKKTDSDNDGLVTGTEVIEIFMLSTLSQTMLAQIWGLADTKQTGKLNREQFSLAMYLIQQKATKGVDPPSSLTPDMIPPSERPAASAAGQSYVGFMPAVRPDLASLTHMRRDSNSSTGSAELTGFKELDDLSQEIAQLQREKFILEQEIREKEDTMRQQNSDVQDMQNGLDRESCSLQDLESQKQDAQERLEEMDQQRSKLEGMLNDVKQKCQEESQLISSLHSQIHSQETDLRSQEDELSRTKMDLSRLQEEEAQLEQSLLTGRVQLDSIIKSLKTTQEEINQARSKLSLIQDSQKEMTKTIEQYNGALSDINGGNVSNLPDLSEGFAERQNGGFRSVDDSFKSKLAMFNNSSSAKQPPVDPFQTEDPFKADPFKDPFGDPFKESDPFKGTSSDDFFKSTDKSNAFGSSEAFGRKPTPPAKPSAFSSSDAFTSNSPKPKDSDVFGTTDPFGSNSFGSKGGGFADFSQMSKKSDNPVLPSKKNVPNRPAPPYGSDYDEFGNESQQLEWAKRESEREEQERLRRLRLQEQQDLELAMALSRADMPSS
- the LOC132979457 gene encoding epidermal growth factor receptor substrate 15-like 1 isoform X3, with product MAALMTTSQLSGGYPAYDSYYRKLDPGNTGKISAGDAAQFLKKSGLSDSTLGKIWDLADSERRGYLDKRGFFIALRLVASAQGGNDISLHNLNQNLGVPKFIDTNSPLLSVSTAAPDSQWAIRPEEKGKFEGIFESLSPVNGLLPGDKVRPILLNSKLPLDVLGKIWDLSDFDKDGLLDKEEFTVAMHLVYRAMEKEPIPTSLPTNLIPPSKRKKTAGALPGAVAVLPALSGLMAGPVPLKDSLRSTPPLGSSALHSNNTVNLSPKHSFKSSTPPVVNWVVPLADRERYDEIFKKTDSDNDGLVTGTEVIEIFMLSTLSQTMLAQIWGLADTKQTGKLNREQFSLAMYLIQQKATKGVDPPSSLTPDMIPPSERPAASAAGQSYVGFMPAVRPDLASLTHMRRDSNSSTGSAELTGFKELDDLSQEIAQLQREKFILEQEIREKEDTMRQQNSDVQDMQNGLDRESCSLQDLESQKQDAQERLEEMDQQRSKLEGMLNDVKQKCQEESQLISSLHSQIHSQETDLRSQEDELSRTKMDLSRLQEEEAQLEQSLLTGRVQLDSIIKSLKTTQEEINQARSKLSLIQDSQKEMTKTIEQYNGALSDINGGNVSNLPDLSEGFAERQNGGFRSVDDSFKSKLAMFNNSSSAKQPPVDPFQTEDPFKADPFKDPFGDPFKESDPFKGTSSDDFFKSTDKSNAFGSSEAFGRKPTPPAKPSAFSSSDAFTSNSPKPKDSDVFGTTDPFGSNSFGSKGGGFADFSQMSKKSDNPVLPSKKNVPNRPAPPYVGMLSLTASEASLSVGSTADSTGSFVTTHSSNASKDCPVGFADFASDLTMTSLEMRASSWNGPSGRASVRSRRG